In Amphiura filiformis chromosome 1, Afil_fr2py, whole genome shotgun sequence, the following are encoded in one genomic region:
- the LOC140163303 gene encoding free fatty acid receptor 4-like: MDRYKSIVKFERDKSRFGKVFIRMAVIWVSAIIFALPIGLFFKELTLTLPDLTEVQVCTLDWSNNIATIVFCTLNLICVFCIPLTVIARNYHLIMDTFNSSRKRMREYSQSTPQGSLQDTIPRRMTRAISIRSTGSMREIRVMTMLVLMVSLFAIMWFPIILIQFFLIMEWLHLQSWHFIATLGITYLNVALNPIVYGLLNEQYRKQFRHVFQQMRCRCCTCKLCPTKGSLDLEMEDTFSGDRTPVVTVCARGLELAGDVALASNGITFSNHNFVNPGYTGDDD; the protein is encoded by the coding sequence ATGGATCGCTATAAaagtatcgtcaaatttgaacgagataaATCAAGATTTGGCAAAGTTTTCATCAGAATGGCTGTAATTTGGGTATCTGCTATTATCTTTGCTCTACCAATTGGACTGTTTTTCAAAGAATTAACTTTGACATTACCCGATTTGACCGAAGTACAGGTGTGTACATTAGATTGGAGTAACAACATCGCCACTATCGTTTTCTGCACTTTGAATTTAATCTGCGTCTTTTGCATTCCGCTGACAGTGATCGCAAGAAACTACCATCTGATCATGGACACCTTTAACAGCAGTCGTAAACGAATGCGCGAATATTCGCAATCTACCCCACAGGGTTCTTTACAAGACACCATCCCTCGTCGAATGACGCGAGCGATATCCATTCGATCTACAGGTTCAATGCGTGAAATTCGCGTTATGACGATGTTGGTGTTAATGGTGTCCCTATTTGCCATAATGTGGTTTCCAATCATTCTAATTCAATTTTTCTTAATCATGGAGTGGCTTCATCTCCAATCCTGGCATTTTATAGCCACATTAGGTATAACATATCTAAACGTTGCGTTAAACCCTATCGTATATGGGCTACTCAACGAACAATACAGAAAACAATTTCGTCATGTCTTTCAGCAGATGCGCTGTCGATGTTGTACGTGCAAACTGTGTCCTACCAAAGGCAGTCTTGACCTGGAGATGGAGGACACATTTTCAGGGGATAGGACTCCAGTTGTAACTGTGTGCGCACGAGGGTTAGAATTGGCCGGGGATGTAGCATTGGCATCAAATGGAATCACATTCAGTAATCATAACTTTGTTAATCCAGGGTATACAGGTGACGATGATTGA